A window of the Desulfobacula toluolica Tol2 genome harbors these coding sequences:
- a CDS encoding formate dehydrogenase subunit gamma gives MMMQTERIKRFNILDRMFHFFLILTFLIQTATGFSRLFYPTVWGKNLNAVFGGYDTSILIHKWVGILMILGFIFHTIYLLTRIDRKDLWTSLFGPDSLIPNVHDAKHLGQRILWFFGMGSRPKLNRWAYWEKFDYWAVYWGMPLLAVTGIMLMYPIVASRYVPGWTLNIAVLLHRAEAILAVCYIFIVHFYVGHLQPSSFPMNESMFTGSVPREELETQKAAWLEQLKKEGQLETIKAKPPPLWYKIIYFIFGYAALGFGVYLLVNGIIYSRYITLH, from the coding sequence ATGATGATGCAGACAGAACGCATTAAGCGATTTAATATTTTGGACAGGATGTTTCACTTTTTCCTGATTCTAACCTTTTTGATTCAAACGGCAACCGGATTCAGCCGCCTGTTTTACCCAACTGTCTGGGGCAAAAACCTGAATGCTGTTTTCGGCGGATATGACACCTCGATTTTGATCCACAAATGGGTGGGAATACTGATGATTCTGGGATTTATTTTTCACACGATCTACTTGTTGACGAGAATCGACCGGAAAGATTTATGGACCAGCCTTTTCGGGCCTGATTCACTGATACCCAATGTTCACGACGCAAAACATCTGGGCCAAAGAATCCTATGGTTTTTCGGGATGGGGTCACGTCCTAAGCTGAATCGCTGGGCCTATTGGGAAAAATTTGATTACTGGGCGGTTTACTGGGGGATGCCCCTGCTGGCCGTTACCGGAATAATGCTGATGTATCCGATTGTTGCAAGCCGTTATGTACCCGGATGGACATTGAATATTGCCGTATTATTGCACCGGGCGGAAGCCATCCTGGCTGTGTGTTATATTTTCATTGTCCATTTTTACGTCGGCCATCTGCAGCCTTCAAGCTTCCCCATGAATGAATCCATGTTTACCGGAAGCGTTCCCAGAGAAGAGTTGGAAACTCAAAAAGCGGCATGGCTTGAGCAATTAAAAAAAGAAGGGCAACTTGAAACCATCAAAGCCAAACCACCGCCGCTCTGGTACAAAATAATTTATTTTATTTTCGGGTATGCAGCCCTGGGATTTGGTGTTTATCTCCTGGTAAACGGAATCATATACAGCCGTTATATTACACTGCACTAA
- a CDS encoding cytochrome c3 family protein gives MQNMIHINRTPGRMNAFSLLYLLFSLLLVQLFFPDRSLGQGDEVTSYINRYKQYEVSTGYYEEYEMRPRHESPLVRKFRSVDQEPFAYSSTSASIRNRNLLADSHRGIKFYDNRRCEECHLDETRDIHTTRANLTCRQCHGPEPIASLNHYYSPMNPIRKHAYICAKCHEGASASFATYVVHEPAPGSADARTGFPALYYSYWFMLILLAGTLAFFIPHAILMGLREMFGKKKIGDDDADRTH, from the coding sequence ATGCAAAATATGATTCATATCAATAGAACACCCGGCCGGATGAACGCTTTCTCCCTGCTTTACCTGCTGTTTTCCCTGCTGCTTGTCCAGCTTTTTTTCCCTGACCGGTCATTGGGACAGGGAGACGAGGTGACATCATATATCAACCGCTACAAGCAATATGAAGTCAGCACAGGCTATTATGAAGAATATGAAATGCGGCCACGCCATGAAAGCCCGCTGGTAAGAAAATTCCGAAGTGTTGATCAGGAACCTTTTGCCTACAGTTCCACTTCTGCTTCCATCCGCAATCGAAATCTTCTGGCTGACTCGCATCGTGGCATTAAATTTTATGACAACAGGCGGTGTGAAGAGTGTCATCTGGATGAAACCCGAGATATCCATACGACCCGCGCAAATCTTACCTGCAGGCAGTGCCATGGTCCGGAACCCATAGCAAGCCTCAATCATTACTATTCTCCCATGAACCCCATCAGAAAACACGCCTATATCTGTGCAAAATGCCACGAAGGTGCAAGTGCCTCCTTTGCCACATATGTCGTCCATGAACCAGCCCCGGGATCTGCCGATGCACGGACAGGTTTTCCGGCACTGTATTATTCATACTGGTTTATGCTGATACTACTGGCAGGCACCCTGGCTTTTTTCATTCCCCACGCCATATTGATGGGGCTAAGAGAAATGTTCGGCAAAAAAAAGATAGGTGATGATGATGCAGACAGAACGCATTAA
- a CDS encoding multiheme c-type cytochrome, translated as MKAKAFAKILILIIFSLGLWACSTEPVVDIAAVTAQPKDFVGSDTCKMCHLEHYDSWKMTLHSRMLQDAKANEDAIIVPIDEKAIREDLAKLEESLKVPSDKIYVPQKEEILYTIGSQWKQRYLVKKDDMLYISPIQYNADTHRWVNYHEQDWDKRPWLLKCGGCHATGADLEKNTFKEPGVGCEACHGKGSWHAALPKTAVFEKRNTIINPAKLTMGVAAQICGSCHNRGHATMKKGGGWPVGYEPGKALEAYYKSTSFEAGDVKHVYANEFSKGHHQQFIDWQQSKHSMEGVTCTSCHYVHQLGIPPTRSQTSFAGSKQCLSCHEMISNNLGHSIHSFANCVGCHMPRIAKSAESGDIHSHVFVTLLPEDTLRNPKIPNSCQTCHKHRNEDLKELQADWEALVRLPKPVGKTIESIPYKTAN; from the coding sequence ATGAAGGCAAAAGCATTCGCAAAGATTCTAATTTTAATCATTTTTTCATTGGGGTTGTGGGCGTGCAGCACCGAGCCCGTTGTTGATATCGCTGCCGTAACCGCCCAGCCCAAAGACTTTGTTGGTTCCGACACCTGCAAAATGTGTCACCTGGAACATTACGATTCATGGAAAATGACCCTGCACAGCCGCATGCTCCAGGATGCAAAAGCCAACGAAGATGCCATTATTGTTCCAATCGATGAAAAGGCCATACGTGAAGACTTGGCAAAGCTGGAAGAAAGCTTAAAAGTCCCGTCCGACAAAATCTATGTGCCCCAAAAAGAAGAGATCCTTTACACCATAGGAAGCCAGTGGAAACAACGCTACCTGGTTAAAAAGGACGATATGCTTTATATCTCTCCCATTCAGTACAATGCAGATACCCACCGGTGGGTCAATTACCATGAGCAGGACTGGGACAAAAGACCCTGGCTGTTAAAATGCGGCGGATGTCATGCAACCGGTGCAGATCTTGAAAAAAACACTTTCAAAGAACCGGGTGTGGGATGCGAAGCCTGCCACGGCAAGGGATCATGGCATGCAGCGCTCCCTAAAACAGCGGTGTTTGAAAAACGAAACACCATCATAAATCCGGCAAAGCTGACCATGGGAGTGGCAGCACAAATTTGCGGCTCCTGTCATAACCGGGGCCACGCAACCATGAAAAAAGGCGGCGGATGGCCCGTAGGTTACGAGCCGGGAAAGGCCCTTGAAGCATATTATAAATCCACTTCTTTTGAAGCAGGTGATGTAAAACATGTATATGCCAATGAATTCTCCAAAGGACATCATCAGCAATTTATCGACTGGCAACAATCCAAGCATTCAATGGAAGGGGTCACATGCACATCCTGTCATTATGTGCATCAGCTCGGCATACCGCCGACACGTTCACAGACCTCTTTTGCAGGTTCAAAACAATGCCTGAGCTGCCATGAAATGATCAGCAACAACCTGGGTCATTCCATTCATTCTTTTGCAAACTGTGTGGGCTGTCATATGCCCAGAATTGCAAAGAGTGCGGAATCCGGCGATATCCACAGTCATGTGTTTGTAACATTGCTGCCGGAAGACACCTTGCGAAACCCGAAAATTCCAAATTCCTGCCAGACCTGTCATAAGCATAGAAATGAAGACCTTAAGGAACTTCAAGCCGATTGGGAAGCTCTTGTAAGATTACCCAAACCCGTGGGCAAAACAATTGAATCAATTCCCTATAAAACAGCCAATTAA
- a CDS encoding class II aldolase/adducin family protein yields the protein MENLVNTYAAKLVKAKLGSDAGPCRPLIGGLDDTLVWNRKADETKVLEDVFKELNINSLVFLRPAEPYGSLLGFLAKNALKSNGLIQPKDCETRTFLHDLPVIKDFCADQIIRVLKKRKSVIIAPQSPDDDFKGPAIVAHGTVSPEQGFVTVSSVCFASFVKFYTDYLEKLQAGTATDDAHDLFDAVLPYIKQEQQPLPDFIRAPFPDEETVYSAIIEAGKKTVEYGLVDSYFGNVSYCRHKTLYISQTGSSLDTLSGCIDPVPLDGSTSAGLTASSELSAHLEIIARTKYRAILHGHPKFCVILSMDCDPAEKAACCFSDQCHIKCPKKRYVGTTPIVPGEVGTGPTGLCNTLPPALEQSNSAIVYGHGLFTTGKENFSDAFATLLEVENNCRRLYFEKIFHLRP from the coding sequence ATGGAAAACCTTGTAAATACATATGCAGCCAAACTTGTCAAAGCAAAGCTGGGTAGTGACGCAGGCCCTTGCAGGCCCTTGATAGGCGGGTTGGATGATACGCTGGTCTGGAACCGCAAAGCAGATGAGACAAAGGTTCTGGAAGATGTTTTCAAAGAACTCAATATCAATTCCCTGGTATTTTTAAGACCAGCCGAACCCTACGGCAGTCTACTGGGATTTCTGGCAAAAAACGCTCTTAAATCCAATGGATTGATCCAACCCAAAGATTGTGAAACAAGAACATTTCTCCATGATCTGCCCGTGATCAAAGACTTTTGTGCAGACCAAATCATCCGGGTTTTGAAAAAAAGAAAAAGCGTGATCATTGCACCACAATCTCCCGATGACGATTTCAAAGGCCCTGCCATTGTAGCCCACGGCACGGTCAGCCCTGAACAGGGCTTTGTTACGGTCAGTTCCGTTTGTTTTGCAAGCTTTGTTAAGTTTTATACAGATTACTTGGAAAAACTTCAAGCAGGGACTGCCACAGACGATGCCCACGATCTGTTTGACGCTGTATTACCTTATATAAAGCAGGAACAACAGCCTTTGCCCGATTTTATTCGCGCTCCTTTCCCGGATGAAGAAACCGTTTATTCCGCCATTATCGAAGCAGGCAAAAAAACCGTTGAATACGGACTTGTGGACTCTTATTTCGGAAATGTCTCCTATTGCCGGCACAAAACCCTTTACATCAGCCAGACCGGAAGTTCCCTGGATACACTTTCCGGGTGCATTGACCCGGTCCCCTTAGACGGTTCCACCAGCGCAGGACTCACCGCCTCAAGTGAACTGTCCGCCCATCTGGAGATCATTGCCCGCACCAAATACAGAGCTATCCTGCACGGCCACCCCAAATTTTGTGTCATTTTATCCATGGATTGCGATCCTGCTGAAAAAGCTGCCTGTTGTTTTTCAGACCAATGCCACATCAAATGCCCGAAAAAAAGATATGTCGGCACCACCCCAATTGTACCCGGGGAAGTCGGCACCGGCCCCACCGGCCTTTGCAACACCCTGCCCCCGGCTCTTGAACAGTCAAACAGTGCTATTGTATATGGCCATGGTTTGTTTACCACGGGAAAAGAAAATTTTTCCGATGCCTTTGCCACTCTGCTGGAAGTTGAAAATAACTGCCGCCGCCTGTATTTTGAAAAAATTTTCCACTTAAGACCTTAA
- a CDS encoding aldehyde ferredoxin oxidoreductase family protein, which translates to MIYGWTGNILHIDLTKKSIEVETPILETYNRYVGGKGLGGKYLRECATLPWNHPDTVICIFSGPLTGTIAPTSGRGHIISKSPLTGLVGDSSVGGKLATRLKQAGWDGIVIKGTSQAPVGIEIKNCSIEFKDATGLWGVDTSILHNRIMPKKASLACIGPAAENGVQYASIIVDRHFAAGRSGLGLCFAQKKIKYILVNGTGHCKVKDTKQLKQVREDILRLTAASPALMGQFGFTCLGTGAVYDLMDNRRMMPTDNFCRTRFEPASQLNAAMYAKTYAPRKTGCLGCHILCKKTGTKPGTKPGTKNGQQLSMPEFETMSHFTALIGCRDIDLVVNANKRCNDYGMDTISTASTLACRREITGLDYTPATLLSLLDDIAFGRGEGKELAMGAKKYAKHMGSPQTAMTVKGMELPAYDPRGAYGMALGYALSTRGGCHLRAYPISHEIFRKPVATDRFSFSGKARIIKIAEDLNAVVDSLTACKFTFFAAGLEEYATAYEAVTGIETTAHDLLKKGECIYYNERIINSLNGFDAGEDDLPDRFFTQHGSSSNNMPIPPISKDAFLEARKKYYDIRGLTPKGLPTQEKAQTLGLLWKTL; encoded by the coding sequence ATGATATACGGATGGACCGGGAACATACTGCATATTGACCTGACAAAAAAAAGCATTGAAGTTGAGACACCCATTCTTGAAACTTATAACCGCTATGTAGGCGGCAAAGGATTGGGCGGCAAATACCTGCGAGAGTGCGCAACCCTTCCCTGGAATCATCCTGACACGGTAATCTGCATTTTTTCAGGCCCCCTGACAGGAACCATCGCCCCCACATCAGGACGAGGACATATCATTTCAAAATCACCGCTCACAGGACTTGTGGGAGATTCATCCGTTGGCGGAAAACTGGCTACCCGGCTCAAGCAGGCGGGCTGGGACGGCATTGTCATCAAAGGCACAAGCCAGGCCCCGGTTGGAATTGAAATTAAAAATTGCAGCATTGAATTTAAAGATGCTACAGGATTATGGGGCGTTGATACCTCCATCCTTCACAACAGGATCATGCCGAAAAAGGCTTCACTTGCCTGCATAGGACCTGCGGCTGAAAATGGTGTGCAATATGCCTCCATAATTGTGGATCGCCATTTTGCCGCAGGCAGGAGCGGACTTGGACTTTGTTTTGCACAAAAAAAAATCAAATACATCCTTGTGAACGGCACAGGCCATTGCAAGGTAAAAGATACTAAACAATTAAAACAGGTCAGGGAAGACATCCTGAGGCTCACAGCCGCCTCCCCTGCCCTTATGGGTCAGTTCGGTTTCACCTGCCTGGGTACGGGGGCGGTATATGATCTTATGGATAACCGACGGATGATGCCGACGGATAATTTTTGCCGCACCCGTTTTGAGCCTGCGTCCCAGCTTAATGCAGCCATGTACGCAAAAACCTATGCTCCCCGAAAAACCGGATGCCTGGGCTGCCATATTCTTTGTAAAAAAACAGGTACAAAACCAGGGACAAAGCCAGGCACAAAAAACGGTCAACAACTCAGCATGCCGGAGTTTGAAACCATGTCCCATTTTACGGCACTGATCGGCTGCCGGGATATCGATCTTGTCGTAAATGCAAACAAACGTTGCAATGACTATGGAATGGATACCATATCAACGGCGTCAACCCTGGCCTGCAGGCGTGAAATAACCGGCCTTGATTATACGCCGGCAACCCTGTTGTCTCTTTTGGATGATATTGCCTTTGGCAGAGGAGAAGGAAAAGAGCTGGCCATGGGTGCAAAAAAATATGCAAAACATATGGGATCACCCCAAACCGCCATGACTGTCAAGGGAATGGAACTTCCTGCATATGATCCCAGGGGTGCTTACGGCATGGCATTGGGATATGCCCTGTCCACCAGGGGCGGATGCCATTTGAGGGCCTATCCCATCAGTCATGAAATTTTCAGAAAACCCGTGGCCACGGATCGCTTCAGCTTCAGCGGCAAAGCCAGGATCATAAAAATTGCTGAAGACCTTAATGCCGTGGTGGACTCACTTACCGCCTGCAAATTCACTTTTTTTGCAGCCGGACTGGAAGAATACGCAACTGCCTATGAAGCTGTTACAGGAATTGAAACAACTGCCCATGATCTTCTGAAAAAAGGGGAATGCATCTATTATAACGAAAGGATCATCAATTCTTTGAACGGATTTGACGCCGGAGAAGATGACCTTCCTGATCGATTTTTCACACAACATGGATCAAGCTCAAACAATATGCCTATCCCTCCCATCAGCAAGGATGCGTTTCTGGAAGCCAGAAAAAAATATTATGATATTCGAGGGCTTACCCCAAAAGGCCTTCCAACACAAGAAAAAGCACAAACACTTGGACTTTTATGGAAAACCTTGTAA
- a CDS encoding arsenate reductase ArsC — MSEKLKILFLCTGNSCRSQMAEGWARHLKANLIDVCSAGIETHGLNPHAVTVMAEAGVDISHHRSRHLDEFKHSRFDYVITVCGHAHETCPWFPGGSRVIHAGFDDPPKMAKNHDDPEKKLDCYRKVRDEIKDYILTLPDSLTHSFGL, encoded by the coding sequence ATGAGTGAAAAATTAAAGATCCTGTTTCTTTGTACCGGCAATTCATGTCGAAGCCAAATGGCAGAAGGATGGGCAAGACATCTTAAAGCAAACCTTATTGATGTTTGTTCGGCCGGGATTGAGACCCATGGGTTGAACCCACATGCCGTAACCGTCATGGCCGAAGCCGGGGTCGATATTTCTCACCACCGATCCAGGCATCTGGATGAATTCAAACATTCACGTTTTGACTATGTGATCACGGTGTGTGGTCATGCCCATGAAACTTGCCCCTGGTTCCCCGGCGGCAGCCGAGTCATTCATGCTGGGTTTGATGATCCGCCCAAAATGGCCAAAAACCATGATGATCCGGAAAAAAAACTTGACTGCTATAGAAAAGTAAGGGATGAAATCAAGGATTACATTCTTACGCTGCCTGACAGTTTGACACACTCTTTTGGATTATAA
- a CDS encoding pyridoxal phosphate-dependent aminotransferase, whose product MRTRIVHIGAQELTYEIRNIIRVADKLKEMGVEVYLENIGDPVAKGEKVPIWMKQIVSKLVMEDECYGYCPSQGLLETRQFLVDMNNSNGHCRITPDDIIFFNGLGDAITKVYGFLRRTARVITPSPTYTTHSSSEAAHAGLPPVCYPLDPNNNWFPDIDELRRRVKYNPAVAGILLINPDNPTGTVFPESILKAIVAIAEEFNLFIIADEIYQNLIYNGKKSKPLAAVIGDVPAISMKGISKELPWPGSRCGWIEVYNARNKPEFSTYIQTIVGAKMVEVCSTTLPQKAFPHIVQHPKFQAHLGERRLRYERFSGIAYERLKKIPGILVNRTDGAFYMSIVFKDGKVNGRQSLPISNPSVRSLIENLIDDPKINPDKRFVYYLLGATGICLVPLSSFNTDLQGFRMTLLEPDEKRFCDMIDTLGKGIEDYINSAE is encoded by the coding sequence ATGAGAACAAGAATTGTACATATCGGCGCACAAGAGTTAACCTACGAGATCAGAAATATCATCCGGGTGGCTGACAAGCTCAAGGAGATGGGAGTAGAGGTCTATCTGGAAAATATCGGAGATCCAGTGGCAAAAGGAGAAAAGGTCCCGATATGGATGAAGCAGATTGTTTCCAAACTTGTCATGGAGGACGAATGCTACGGTTACTGCCCATCCCAGGGCCTGCTTGAAACACGGCAATTTCTGGTTGACATGAACAACAGCAACGGCCATTGCCGAATCACCCCGGATGATATTATCTTTTTCAACGGCCTGGGAGATGCCATAACCAAAGTTTATGGTTTTTTGCGCCGGACAGCCCGGGTGATCACCCCGTCACCCACCTACACTACCCACTCTTCATCTGAAGCTGCCCACGCCGGTCTCCCCCCGGTGTGTTATCCTCTTGACCCCAACAACAACTGGTTCCCGGATATTGATGAACTCAGACGCAGGGTCAAGTATAATCCTGCCGTAGCAGGCATCCTTCTGATCAACCCGGACAATCCCACAGGAACGGTTTTTCCGGAGAGCATACTCAAAGCTATTGTAGCCATTGCTGAAGAGTTCAACCTTTTTATTATTGCTGATGAAATTTATCAGAACCTTATTTATAATGGTAAAAAGTCCAAGCCCCTGGCTGCCGTTATCGGTGATGTCCCGGCTATCTCCATGAAGGGAATTTCAAAGGAACTGCCCTGGCCGGGTTCCAGATGCGGCTGGATCGAAGTGTATAATGCCCGTAACAAACCTGAGTTCAGCACCTATATTCAAACCATAGTCGGTGCAAAAATGGTGGAGGTCTGCTCAACCACCTTGCCCCAGAAAGCTTTTCCCCACATTGTTCAGCACCCAAAGTTTCAGGCTCACTTGGGAGAAAGACGGTTGCGCTATGAGAGATTTTCCGGAATTGCCTATGAAAGATTAAAGAAGATTCCCGGTATTTTAGTCAACCGAACTGACGGTGCTTTTTATATGAGCATCGTGTTTAAGGACGGCAAAGTGAATGGCAGGCAATCTCTGCCCATTTCAAATCCTTCTGTCCGCAGCCTGATTGAAAATCTCATTGATGACCCGAAAATAAATCCTGACAAACGGTTTGTTTATTACCTGTTGGGCGCAACCGGCATTTGCCTGGTTCCTCTTTCCTCTTTTAATACGGATCTGCAAGGGTTCAGGATGACTCTTCTGGAGCCGGATGAGAAGCGTTTCTGTGACATGATTGACACTCTTGGCAAGGGGATTGAAGACTATATCAATTCAGCAGAATAA
- a CDS encoding HD-GYP domain-containing protein: protein MDLQIEYFNDGTAFHEIDPLSINPENLIDFSIYEKQSCGTQGFRFRCLLVDSHSIPRQRLMELLRFWKKVYIHKKQLKIYNEYLNNNLAYFLKHDEIDIVKKTETLIDLSTDVVKECFKTNFSITKDFKKSIDNVQRLLAQAIEFISDINSLNGIADLIGHDYETHLHSIKVGWLMATFINANRELFGVQRGPELKGLLLQAAVAGFLHDIGKIKIPQNILGKKGKLDNLEYIIIQCHTAYSASILFDTGLSKFSMQAILYHHENEDGSGYPSGLGCEQIPLIAKVCHIVDVFDALTSKRHYKESKTPFEALKIMIGENPYLDTLKKFEQEAVENKKTPLTAIVRDDYDIKLRRLREKEIIEEEAKKRVEVRMKLRDKGMSHCFNKELLKRFIHTINQSESFELSGVL, encoded by the coding sequence TTGGATTTACAAATTGAGTATTTCAACGATGGAACAGCATTTCATGAAATTGACCCTTTATCCATAAATCCGGAAAATCTGATTGATTTTTCAATTTATGAAAAACAATCCTGCGGGACTCAAGGGTTTAGATTCCGATGTCTTCTGGTAGATTCACACTCTATTCCAAGACAAAGGCTCATGGAATTATTAAGATTCTGGAAAAAAGTCTATATTCATAAAAAACAATTGAAAATTTATAATGAATACCTGAACAACAACCTGGCATACTTTCTAAAACATGATGAAATTGATATTGTAAAAAAGACAGAAACATTGATTGATTTATCAACTGATGTTGTCAAAGAATGCTTTAAAACCAATTTTAGCATTACCAAAGATTTTAAAAAGTCGATCGATAATGTTCAGCGACTTCTTGCACAGGCCATAGAGTTTATATCTGATATTAATTCATTAAACGGAATTGCAGATTTAATCGGACACGACTATGAAACCCACCTGCATTCCATAAAGGTGGGTTGGCTGATGGCAACCTTTATCAATGCCAACAGGGAATTGTTTGGTGTGCAAAGGGGGCCTGAATTAAAGGGATTGCTGTTGCAGGCAGCTGTTGCAGGCTTTCTTCATGATATCGGGAAAATAAAAATTCCTCAAAATATACTTGGTAAAAAAGGGAAGCTCGATAACCTTGAATATATCATTATTCAGTGCCATACCGCATATTCTGCAAGTATTCTGTTTGATACGGGGCTTTCAAAGTTTTCCATGCAGGCGATTTTGTATCATCATGAGAATGAAGACGGCAGTGGCTATCCAAGCGGGTTAGGCTGCGAGCAGATTCCTTTGATCGCAAAAGTCTGCCACATTGTAGATGTGTTTGACGCTTTGACTTCAAAGCGGCATTATAAGGAATCCAAAACCCCTTTTGAAGCATTAAAAATTATGATCGGGGAAAATCCCTACCTTGATACCCTTAAAAAATTTGAACAAGAGGCGGTTGAAAATAAAAAAACACCTTTAACCGCAATTGTCAGGGATGATTATGATATAAAGCTCAGGCGGTTGAGAGAAAAAGAAATAATTGAAGAAGAAGCAAAAAAACGAGTGGAAGTCCGCATGAAACTAAGAGATAAGGGCATGTCACATTGTTTTAACAAAGAGCTGTTAAAACGATTTATTCATACCATTAACCAGTCTGAAAGCTTTGAGTTGTCAGGGGTGTTGTGA
- the yhbY gene encoding ribosome assembly RNA-binding protein YhbY translates to MNLEELKGSQKKYLRGLAHNLNPSAFIGQKGITQTLIAEIDKALEATELIKVKFNDFKEKDQKNSLINEISKATQSHIAGMIGHVAILYRQNKDVEKQQIRLP, encoded by the coding sequence ATGAATTTGGAAGAATTAAAAGGATCACAGAAAAAATATTTACGGGGGCTTGCTCACAATCTGAACCCATCTGCATTTATCGGTCAAAAAGGCATTACCCAAACACTTATCGCAGAGATTGATAAGGCACTTGAAGCAACAGAACTTATCAAAGTGAAATTTAATGATTTCAAAGAAAAGGATCAGAAAAATTCTTTGATAAATGAGATTTCAAAAGCCACTCAATCCCATATTGCAGGTATGATAGGTCATGTGGCCATTTTATACCGGCAGAATAAAGATGTGGAAAAACAGCAGATCAGGCTGCCGTAA
- the ychF gene encoding redox-regulated ATPase YchF yields the protein MKVGIIGLPQTGKKTLFHILTGNEIKEPSKAFKPVPGAADILDSRFNHLVDMYDPKKNVRARIDLVLLPKMEAETISKGEIFRDIADMDAICHVVRAFEDDAIYHAQGSVDAVRDFETVNSELIMHDQIFVEKRIERLEAMVKKIKDEDQQKELVLMNKLKDFLEEEKPLRLIELTEDEEKMIRSYPFITRKKLVIAVNVSEDDLENEQLLSAFAPSCEAKQIEVMLVSAKVEAEIAGLDTQEEKDEFLQDLGIKVTALESLTKLCLKSLNLISFFTVGKDEVRQWLVRNGSRAPRAAGVIHSDLERGFIRAEVFKYNDLMDASSEAELKKGGKIYVEGKDYVVEDGDILNIRFSV from the coding sequence ATGAAGGTTGGAATTATCGGCCTGCCCCAGACAGGCAAAAAAACACTGTTTCATATTTTAACGGGAAATGAGATTAAAGAACCGTCAAAGGCATTTAAACCAGTGCCCGGTGCTGCAGATATTCTTGATTCAAGATTCAATCACCTGGTGGATATGTACGATCCTAAGAAAAATGTCAGGGCCAGGATTGATCTTGTGCTGCTTCCAAAAATGGAAGCTGAAACCATCTCAAAGGGAGAAATTTTCAGGGATATCGCTGACATGGATGCCATCTGCCATGTGGTACGTGCCTTTGAAGATGATGCTATCTACCATGCCCAAGGCTCTGTGGATGCTGTAAGAGATTTTGAAACGGTCAATTCCGAGCTTATCATGCATGACCAGATATTTGTTGAAAAACGAATTGAACGCCTTGAGGCAATGGTTAAAAAGATAAAGGATGAAGATCAGCAAAAAGAACTTGTACTCATGAACAAGTTAAAGGATTTTCTTGAAGAGGAAAAACCGTTAAGGCTGATTGAATTAACGGAAGATGAAGAAAAGATGATCAGAAGTTATCCGTTTATCACACGCAAAAAACTGGTTATTGCCGTTAATGTATCTGAAGATGATCTTGAAAACGAGCAGCTGTTGTCTGCTTTTGCTCCAAGCTGTGAAGCCAAGCAGATAGAAGTAATGCTGGTCTCTGCAAAGGTCGAGGCTGAGATTGCCGGTCTGGATACTCAGGAAGAAAAAGATGAGTTTCTTCAAGATCTTGGTATCAAAGTGACCGCACTTGAAAGTCTTACAAAACTCTGTCTTAAATCTTTGAACCTGATTTCCTTTTTTACCGTTGGAAAGGATGAAGTCCGGCAGTGGCTGGTCAGGAACGGCTCAAGAGCCCCCAGAGCTGCAGGGGTTATCCATTCCGATCTTGAACGTGGTTTTATCCGTGCCGAAGTATTTAAATACAATGATCTTATGGATGCCAGCAGTGAAGCGGAACTCAAGAAAGGTGGCAAAATTTATGTTGAAGGCAAAGACTATGTTGTTGAAGATGGTGATATTTTAAATATCAGGTTTTCTGTCTGA